Within the Candidatus Culexarchaeum yellowstonense genome, the region ATCATCTTCCTGCCAGCATCTGCACTTGCCTTTCTCGGGTCTCCTAGAACTCCAGTGTTGCTTATCGCTTTGACACCGTAGGAGTATAATTGTGATATCGTATATTCTCCAGTGAATCCTTCGACAGCTCTATCCATTTTCACGAGACCCCCATTTATGTGTAGCATTGCTGATGTTTCTGCAGCTCCAGCATGAACTCCAGCCTCCTTAAATGTCACTCCATACTCTGCCATAACATCATTCATAACCTTAATTAGCTCTTCAAGTTTTAGTGGTGAGATTATCTTTACATCTTTATGTTCCATGGCAAGCTCCATTATCAATGTTTCTATTGGCGCAAAGTTTCCACCATGTGTGGGGAGCAGAATTATATTCTTAAATCCATGCCTAATTAGACATTTACACACATCCCTAATCACTTGCATTAATGTCTCTGGTTTTAAAGTTAATGTTCCTGGGAATCCCATATGATGCTGTGAGCATCCAGGGGTTATTGGAGGGGTTACAAGGGTTTTACCCAGCTTCTCAGCAATCATAACACTCAAAGCTTCACCAATAAATGTATCCGTTCCAAGTGGTAGGTGTGGTCCATGCTGCTCTATTGACCCCACGGGAACTATTACTGTATCAAAACCATTATCTAAAGCCTCCTTAACTTCAACCCAACTCATTTCATCCATCTTAACCTTAACCATAAATATCACAACCAAACATAACTCTTACATTAACACTACTTAAATAATTATGCCTCAAACTCTGTGGCGCGATACATATATGTTTGAATTTTAAAATTTATTTTGATCTCAAATGTCCATCATTAAATCACGTTTAAAACTTACAATGATATTACTACTATTTGTTGTTGCATTATTTGGAGGTGTGTATGTTGTTTCATTGGAGCTTGACAGAATACACTTAACAGTAACAGTACTAAAAGATGGAAACACAATTCCAGGAGCAAACGTATACGTATATGCAGTTTTTCCAAATGGCACTAAGTTGGTGGCGACGACATGTACAAATGTATATGGAATTGCAGTCTTCCATCTATCTGTAAAAGACGTAATAAAGCCAATAATTAATTGGAATCAGGCTGAGAAGAGGAGTTTTACAATAAATCCAGGACTATACATAACATCGATGGGTGTATATAATAATACAGTGTATTTCGGCTCAGCGTCAACAAAACTACCATTAACGACATCAGGGCCAATAATCACCAGTGTAAATCTAGAATTAAGACACCCAATAAAGAAGGTGGAGGGTTATGCTAAAATGGCATCAACCAATATTCAACAAGTATCACCATGGGCGAAATCAATATATAGTGCGCAGAAGACAATGAGGGAAACATTCTTCAAAGTATCTACGGACCAAAACACGAAGGCAAGTTGCGGTTATCTTGTTGAACAATATAGGGAGGTTGCATTTAAATGCACATATTCAGTGACAAAAGTTATAGACAACTCTATTACTGTAACATGGACTATAGGTGCAGAGATAAGTTGGGTAACATCACAAATTAAAAAGGCACTTGGATTAGATGTAAGTCAGAATAGCGTCGGATACATCTCGTGTTTAGCTGCAATTAATTATGAGTGTTGGGAGTATGAAATGCCTGCTGATGGAGAGGTTTATCGAGAACATAGAGTATATATAGCTTACTATTGGCCTGACACTCTAGACAAAGTTATAGGTGAAGATGACATTGAAGGAAACCAAGTGCTTTTAGACACCGCTACCGGCAAAGGATTGAATAGTATTGCAACTATACTGTATTTAGATTGGCAAGAGTTAGCTATACCAATATCAAAATTCATTAAGTATATTTCCATCAAATATCTAGATTTTCCACAAGTTTTAAACGTACCTCTGGATGTAAATTTAGTTTTTAAGAGTGCTCATGCAATATGTGCACATGTAGAAGTTTATGGCGTTGAAGGTTGCACAATAAACATATATAAAGTTGAAGTATCGAGGACTTTAAACGCTTGCTATCAGATTCCTGCCTGGGCAATAATTTTAAGAACATAAATTATTTTTGCTTGTTTGCTGTTTTCAATTGAATTCCTCTCCTCTTCTTTATTATGTATGCTATTATTCCAATTATCATTCCAGCGATCACGATGTTTTCCATGGTGTCTATTGTTTTTGCTATTGTCCATATTATTTCTCTTGAAGCCCACCCTATTATTCCAATGATTATGTATCTTGGTATTGTTCCAATTATTGTTAGTGTTATGAACTTCTTTATGTTGTATCTTATTGCTCCTAGGGCTATTGATATTGGTGATATTGGTATTATTGGTATAATTCTTAATGCTATGATGGTTATATCTTCAAATTTCCCACTCTCTATTTTGAGTTTATATTTCTCCACTTCATCCCATGATGTTCCAATGTATCTTCCATATTTATCTATGATTCTTTTACCGCTGATGTATCCTATTGCGTAGTATGGTGTGTTGATTAGTGTTGATGCTATGGCTCCAATTAACCCTATGTTTATTGCTATTGATAGTATTGCTTGTGTTGGGTTTAATTCTTTAGGTATTATTGTGGCTCCAGCCATTAGTGGTATTAATGCTGATGGTATTATGGTTATAATGTTTTCTATCACTACCCCTATGAATACTCCATATGGTCCTAGAACTTCTAGTCCTTTTAAGATGTCTTCCACTATTCCCATTTAATCTCCTCTTCTAATTATCCTTAGTATCCTATTGTTTTTTAGTGATGTTATGATTTCATATGGTTCAATTTCATTTACTTCTATTATTGTGTATGCTATTCCGAGGTCTTCTTTGTTGTGGGCGTCGCTGTTGGCTATTCCAGGTTTCTCTAGGATTTTTGCTGTGTTTAATGCCATTTCATTCCACTCCCTACCTGTTTTACCATTCCAAACTTCTATAACATCTACCCCTCTTGCTTCTCCATTTATTAGATTGTCTCCTAATCCTCTCCTATCTTGTGCGTATGGGTGTGGTGCTATTGTTAATCCATGGTAGTCTTTGGCTGTGTCGATTATTTCACCTATAATTTTTGGCATCTTTCTTGGTGGCGGTGTTGTGGTTATTAGTATTACTTCTCCAATGGCTGTCTCTATTTCAGCTCCAAATAATACCTTCAAATTTAACCCCTTTTCAACACTAATCTTGTTGGCTATTATGGATCCTTTGAATTCATCGTGGTCTGTTATGGCTATTGCTTTGAAGCCTTTGTACTCGTAGTATTCCAGTATATCTTCTATTGTTAATTTGCTGTCCATTGAGTTGTTTGAGTGTATGTGTAAATCCACCTTTGCCTTATACAATCATTTCACCTTAACTTTTCCATGACTGCTTTAACCTTCCTCTCCATGGATTCCTCCTTATCTCTCCTATCATCCAACTTTATGTTTGTTATTACTCTCATGGCTCCAGCTTTAATTACAGCTTCATGGGCTTCCATAATTATTTCGAATGCTTCCTTAAGATCCTTTGCTTCAAATATTGTTCCCATGGCTGTCAATTGATATTTAACTTTCCTCTTATCCAACACCTTTACTGCCTCTGCAACATACCCACTTAACCCTGTTCCAACGCCTATGGGTATTATGCTGAATTCAACTATTATCATTTATGCTTCACCCCCAAAACAATATATCCACTATTAATAGCATTTCAACATTACTCCTCCTCTGTTTTTAGGTAGTTTTTCATGGTTTTAATGTATACTTTGCATGTTTTCTCTATTGATTTTAATTCTAGGTATTCGTTGGCCATATGGGCATTCCCCCCTCTTAAACCATAAACTATTAGTGGCTTCGCACCCTTCATTGCAATTATATTTCCATCAGTTATGGTGGCTTTGAATTCAATTTTAGGTTTAAATCCATATTCCTCTTCAAATGCCCTTTTAAATGCTTTTACTATCATGCTATTTTCATTTGTAATGTATCCATAGTATCTTGGCTCTTTAATCTTCACGGATACGCCACCCTTCAAGCCAATCTTCTTTGCTAATTCGTTGATCCAATTTATGAAGTATTCATCTGTCTGTTCTGGTTTTGTTAGAATGTTTACTTCGAATATGCATCTTTCCGGTAATGTTACGTTGTAGATTTTGTATCCTCCCTCAACTTTTAAGGTTGTTGGTTGAAGTCTTCCAAACCTTTCATCTTCAAATGTCCCCTCCTCAACTATTTTTAATATTAGTTTTGATGCTTCTTCTATGGCGTTCACTCCAATCCATGGTCTAAATGCATGTGCAGCCTTCCCAATGCATTCTATGCTTAACAGTATCTTGCCAGTTTCCCCAATGACTACGCTACTATCAATTCCATCATATGGTTCCCCTATTATTGCTGCATCATAATTCAATTCTGAAACTAGCTTTTTAGCCCCCTTCGAATACCCCTCCTCATCTACAACTGCAGAATATATTATTTCACCATTCACCTCCCCCTCATTCTCTTCAATGAATTTCTTTAGGCTGTATAGGAGGGTTATGAGTCCAGACTTCATATCTATTGCCCCTAAACCGTAGAGTCTATCATCATCAATGAATGGTTTGAATGGGTCTACATTCCAATCCATTGATGGTGGAACTGTATCCATGTGTCCATTCAATAGAAGCCTCCTCCCCACATCCCCCAACCTTACTCTACATATCACATTGTACCTATTCTCCTCAACCTTCTGGAGTTCTGGTTTGAAACCCCAATCCCTCATTAATTCAGTTAGATATTTGGCTCCCTCAAATTCTTCTCCAACAATACTCCTAACACTTATAAACTCCATGATCCTCCTCTTAATTTCATCCAAATCTTCCTTACAGATTTCCATGTAAATTTGCTATGTTTAAACGTAACTTAAATGTATCCATCATGGAAAAATTGGGGGTAATTTTATGTTTAGCTACTCCTTCGGCGTCTCCACCTTCCTCTTCAATACTTCCTTTGCCAATGTTTCTCCAAGCTTCCTTAATGGCGTTAAATCCTTCTCTGATGGGGGGCCGTGATCTCTAAGTCCCCACGCAACTCCCTCAGCAACCTTCTCCATTTTAAATGCATTTAAAACGGTTTCAATGCTTTGTAATGCTGTAGTTCTAGATCCTCCTCCACATGTGAATGCAACGTATGGTTTTCCAGCAAGCTTATCTCTAACACTCCACGCTTTATCGAAGTAGTCTTTCATTATCCCAGCCATGTATCCAAAGTAGTTTGGGGATCCCACAGCCGCTCCATCACATGATATCATATCTTCAACTGTTGCATAATCAACCCTTTTCAATTCCACATTTACACCCTCCACACTTCTAGCTCCTTCAGCCACTGCTTTTGCTAAGGTTTCAGTGTTCCCGCTTCTTGAATAGTAGAGTACTAGGATTTTAACCATAAATTCACAATTAATACTATTGACTGTGGATTATTAAAGCATACCCCCACTTCCATGCGGGTCTATGGATTAGTAACCTTTTTATTTTAACATAAATTTGTTCTATTCGAAGTTTATGTATATTGATTTAGCTCCCCTCATCGCATCTTTCACTGTTATCCTATTAGCTGAGTTGGGTGATAAGACGCATATTTGTACAATGATTCTTGCTTCAAAATCTTCTTTTATCTCGGTCTTCTCTGGGGCTATGCTTGCATTCTTCATTGTTGATGGTTTAAGTGCATTTCTAGGTGGGAGCATTTTGAGCATTCTTCCAAAACTTTTAATTGGAATAGTTGCTGGCTTAACTTTCATAATTTTCGGTTTACTCTCGCTTCGAAGTTCAAACGATTCTTCATGTGAATTTAATGATGTTAAAGCATCGTTCCTAAAAAGTTTCACACTAATTTCACTTATGGAGTTGGGTGATAAAACGCAATTGTCCTCAATACTCTTAGCAGCATCCTTCAATAATCCAACACTAGTCCTTATTGGTGTTATGCTTGCATTCTCCATTATAACAGGTTTAAGTGTGATTGTTGGATCCAAAATTTTAAGATTTATACCTATGAGGTACTTGAGGATAGTATCCTCCATAATATTTATCATTTTAGGTTTAGTAATGATTTCTCAAACTCTCCCCCTATAGTTTAGGAGAGTGATGTTAAAGCATTTTCACAACCTTCCTAAATCTGCTTATTAATTCAGCGATGATGACTCCAATGAATGGGAATATTAAGCCAAGGAGTGTTAATGTTCGTAGGCTTATCTGCATGACGGACCAGTGACCTTGAATTGCTGGACTTTTAATTGTTACCATTAAGTCTGCCTTCATGAGAAGCATGATTGCTAGAAGGGCGAGTAGAAGTGTGAATGTCATCATAGGCGGCCTCATTAAGTCATATATATCATGGGAGTTTGTGCGCTTAACGGTTAATAGCCATATAACTGCTCCAGGAACTATTAAGGCATATGCCATGGTTAAAAATCCAATTATTGGGAATGTGGAGGAATAAAGCTCTAAATTCAACTTCAACAATGCCGCAATCGCAAAGGTCCAGAGGGTAGGGTTAGCTAGCGTTAAAGCCATGCCTATGAAACCGATTACCGTTGCATCCCCCATGGATAAAGTTGTTGGTTGAGGTTTCCTCTCTGGAAACTTTTGAAGGAGCTGAGCTATCATCAGCCCCTTTTCCGTTAAAGTATAACGTCCATTCTGGTCTTTCCCGATTAGATCGCCTAAGATTTTCAGGTGGTAATTAAGCTTTCCAGTGCTGGAAACTTCTATTAGGTTCATGAGATCAACGTAGGATAAATTCCCCCTTTCAAAGAGTGTGAGGATTATTTTGCGCCTAATTGGGTGTTTTAACACGTCACTTAGAGATTCGAAATCAATGCTCAACAATCTCCACCCCTACACCTATAGTAATATGGTTTAAGCGTCATTTAAGGCTGTTTGACTAGGAATTTTGTCAAAAATTAGTTATAATTGGTTGTTTAGAGGTTTTCAAGTTATCTATGAATTAAATTTGTTGTATGCCAATATTAAATGGAGGAATGCGAATTAAGAAGGAGTCTTCTCAATCTTGTTTAAGCAACCCTTATATACTAGTATACTCCCCACTATTGTTTAGCATTTTGGGTGTTTGTTTTGGAGAAGCGTTTACTCATTGTCTTCCTCATGCTTGGTATGGTTTCATTGTTTGCTGATATGGCTTATGAGGGTGGTGGTTCTGTTACTGGTTCTTATATGGAGCTTTTGGGGGCTTCAGCTTTATTAACAGGCTTGTTGAGTGTTCCAGATTTCTTGAGCTATTTTTCCCGTTTGATTGGGGGTTGGGTGGCATCTAGATCTGCATCCAGCATTGTTTACTGGGGTTTAGTGTTTGTTGGTTATGTTGCAAATTTCTCCATGCCCCTACTTGCATTGGCTGGTAGACCTGAACTTGTTATCCTACTTGTTTTTGTTGAGAGGATTGGTAAGGGGTTGAGGGGGCCTGTTAGGGATGTAATATTGTCTGAAGTTACTAAGGGGATGGGTAGGGGGAAGGGGTTTGGCTTACATGAGGTTATGGATCAAACTGGAGCTATCATAGGGCCTTTATGTGTTGGCTACGCCTTATACGTTTCAAATAACAATTATAGTTATGCATTCTCAATTTTAACGATACCAGTCATCCTCTCCCTAATATGCTTATCCATTGCAGCTACATTATACCCAAAAGTTGAGGCTGCTGGTGGGGGGTCTGGTGGTAAGAATGTTTTGGGTAGGGTTTTCTGGATTTACGCTATATCCTCATCACTTATGATGTTTGGTTTTATGCAGTGGAGGAGTATAATATCATATTACTTTAGGGATGTTGGCATAATACCAGACTACTATATTGCTCTACTATATACTTTGGCTATGGGTGTGGATGCCATTGTGGCTTTACCCATGGGTTTAGCTTATGATAGGTATGGTTTGAAGGTTATTTCAGTGGCTCCAGTAGCTGCATTACTGATACCTGCAATGATTTTAAGCAACAATATATTCACATACGTATTGGCGGCAGCTCTTTGGGGCATTTTTATGGGTGCATATGAAACTATTATGAGGGCTGCTGTGGCTGATTTGGTTGGCGCTGAGAGTAGAGCTTACGCTTACGGCGTATACTCATTCCTTTCAGGGGTTTCATGGATGATTGGAACTATGGTTATGGCCTACCTACTTGAAACCTTTAGTTTTGGCATTATAGTTTTAAGTTTAGCTTCAGAGGGGTTAGCCTTAATACTACTAGTTACGCTTCTAGGTTTGAAGAGTGAAAAGTGAATCTTCAATGATCCCCGCTTTTTACTGGTATTATTGTCAAGTATATGCTCCTCTCTCTAGGTCCATCAAATTCGCATAGGAATATCCTCTGCCATCTCCCAAGCATAAGTTTACCATTACTTATTGGTATTAGGAGTGATGATCCTATTAAGCTGGTTTTTATGTGTGCTGGTGCATTCCCCTCCATATGCTTGTACTGCCAATATTCTGGGACGATCTTATTGAGTGATTCAATTATGTCTCTTGCGACGTTTTCATCGTAACCTTCATTTATTGTTAATCCAGCTGTGGTGTGTGGTGAGTATATGTGGCAAACCCCCTCCTCAACATCCCCCTTAATTGCATTATTGATTATATCTGTTATGTCTATGAATTCAACTCTCCCCCTACTCTTAACATTTATCACTTTAATCATACAAATCAATTTATATGGGCGTTTTAGATAAGTTTACTGTTCAATTTACCTGTGAATCCAAACCTTTAATTACATGGTTTTCCAAATAGTTTTGGTGATTCTCTTTGAGGATTGCTGTGGCAAGTTTCTCACATGAAACATGCACTTTTGTTCCAGTTAAAACCACTTATGATATGTTCAAGGATTTCATTGTTAGGGGTAATGCCATATTTGAGCATGCTAAGACGCATCCAAATTATATTCGTGGTTTCATGAAGGTTGCTGAGGAGGAGGGAGCTGAGCTTGTTGGGATACTGGTTGCAGGTCAGACGAGTGCAACTGGTTATAGTGGATGGATAACGCTAGATGCTTTTGATAAGATTGTTGGTGAAATTTTGGATGGCCTTAAAAGTTCAGGTCCATTTGATGGTGTTCTATTGGCGCTTCATGGGGCTATGGCTGTGGAGGGGATTCCGAAACCTGAAGCTGAGATTGTTAGGCGTGTTAGGAGTGTTGTGGGGAGTATACCAATAATGGTTACATTGGATTTACATGCCAATGAGGATCATGAATTGGCTGAGGTTGCTGATGCAGTTTTCATTCTCAAAACATATCCACATGTGGATTCTGAGGATATAGGTATCATTGCAGCTAGATGTATGGTTAAAACCATTAGAGGTGAATTCAAACCAGTTATGGCTTTCCGTAAACCTAAACTTGTAACTGCAAGTATATATCAGGCGACAGATCGTCCTCCCATGAAGCTCGTTTATGATCGTTGTAGGGAGTGGGAAGCTAAGGGGGTTTACTGTGCATCTGTGGCTGCCGGTTATGCTTATGCTGACGTTCCAGATATAGGAGCTTCAGTTTTCGTTGTAACTAATGGTGATAGGGATTTAGCTGAGAGGGCTGCTCAAGATATTTCAGATTTCATATGGAGTTTACGTCACGAGTTTACGAAGCCCATACCCAAGCCTAGGGAGGGGGTTGCTGAAGTTTTAAGGCTTGTGGCTAGTGGCGTTAGACCCATACTCATAGCTGAACATAGTGATAGAATTGGTGATGGGACTCATGTTTTGAGGGAATTGATTTCTCAAGGGGCTAAAAACTTCGTTATTGGCGGTATAGCTGACCCCAAAGCTTTGGAGTGGTTAAAGAATAATGCGAAAATTGGAGATCATGTTAAAATTAAGATTGGAGGGTGGGCTCACCCAATTTCCGGTGAACCCGTTGAGATTAGCGGTAAACTTGTGTTCATAGGTCCCATCGAGTATACATTGGTTGGACCCATGGGTCGGGGTAGACGGGTTCATGAAGACTTAGTTGCACTGATAGATATGGGTGAAGGTAGACATGTAATCATATCCAAGAGGCTTAGAGCACCAATGGATGATCAAGGGTTTAAAGCTCTTGGCATTGAGCCTAGATTGAAGGATATCATTGTTTTGAAGGATAGAATTCATCATAGAGCTTTCTGGGATAGTGTTGTAGCCCTCGATTACCCCATCGATTCACCTGGATTGGGACCGGCAGATTTAACGATACTTGAATACCATAATGTTCCAGATGACTTCTATCCGATTGGTAAGCTTTGGAGAGGGAAAAAAGTTTAGAGTTTATTTTGGCCTTCAACGATGGCCGTACCCTACTTCTTTTCTTCCTCCTTCTTTTTCTTCTTTCCGCATTTACTCATATTAATCACTCTTTAATGCGCTTTACTATAAATTTATGGTGGGTTGAATTTATAAAGCTTTCAATTCTTAATGTTTGAGCTTTCTGAATATATAGGCCTATATTTAGTTTAACCTTTATATACATATAGAATAACTCATTTATGAGTGTATGGTTATGTCTTTGGCTAAGCATGTTTCAACTATTGGGTTTATGGCTGCATTAACTTGTATATTGACGTCGATGTTTCAACTGTACATTTATGAGACTCATGGATACTTCAATTTTGGTGAAATTGGAGTTTATGTTTCAGCCATCCTTTTCGGTCCAATTGTTGGAGCTTTTGCTGGAGGGTTAGGGTCAGCTATGGCTGATATTCTTCTAGGATACTTTTGGTATGCCCCCGGAACATTAATTATTAAGGGTTTAGAGGGGTTTGCCGTTGGCCTCGTATATTCACTTCTCAATAGATTAAGGTTTAAACGTAACTTTACTGGTTTAGTTTCATCATCAATAATTGCAATAATCCTATTCTCCTCCCTCCTATATGTGGGATTAAATTACTATTCCGGATCGTCTGAATTCTCCTTTGGATTCCCCATTCTAGGTTATGGGACTGTGAATGTTGGTATTCCAAGTATATTTTGGATTTTTTCATCAATTCTTCTACTCATAATCTTCATTTACGTTTATGTTAAGGTTGATTTACGTTATCTTTACATGGCTTTATCTTGTCTGGTTGGGGGGTCAATCATGATTTTAGGCTACTTCCTCTACGAGTTTTACGTTTTATCTTATGGTTGGGCTGCATTGGTTGAGGTTCCATTCAATTTTATGCAGATGCTTATAGGTTTAATAGTTTCCTCTATGATATGTGTTGGTATTGGTAGACGCGGTATTATGGTTGGTGGTTGAATTTGGGTTATCTTGGGAAAGTTCCACCAAGTCTTCTTGAGAAGTACGTTTTTGGTAGAATTGGCATCATTGATGAGAGGGTTTTGGTTAAGCCATCTATTGGTGAAGATGCGGCTATAATTGATTTTGGGGATAAGGTTTTGGTGGTTCACTCGGATCCCATTACTGGAGCATCTAAGCATATTGGTTGGCTTTCAATTTGCGTTAGCACCAATGATGTGGCTGTTAGGGGGGCTATTCCTAAATGGATTTCCATGGTCATACTTCTACCAGAACAATTCGATGAAAATCTACTTGACTCCATAACTAGGGAGATTGATGATGCTGCTAAAAAGCTTGGCGTTATGATTGTGTGTGGTCATACTGAGGTTACCCCTAAACTTGATAGGCCAATACTCATATCCACAGCTTTTGGTGAAGCTTTAAAGGGGAGGGTTGTGACTACTAGTGGTGCAAAACCTGGTGACCTAATAATTTTGAGTAAGGGTGCATGTATTGAGGGGACATTCATATTTGCCAATGAATTTTACGATCTACTCATAGGTAAAGTTCCTAGGGATGTAGTTGATAGGGCTTTGAACTACATACATTTGCTCAGTGTTTTGAAAGATGCACAGTTGGCTATGAGTGTTGGTGGAGTTAATTCCATGCATGATCCAACGGAGGGAGGGGTTCTTGGTGGAGTTCAAGAGATGGCTAAAGCCTCTTCTCTAGGCTTCATATTATATGAGGATAAAGTCATAGTTAATGAGGAGACTAAAATTATATGTGAAACTCTTGGCGTGGATCCTTTGAAAACCATAAGTTCTGGGGCGCTTTTAATTTCAGTTAAACCAGATTACGCTGGATCCATTGTTAATGTTTTGATGGATAATGGAATTAAGGCTTCAATTATTGGGAGATTTACTGGTCGAGAGTTTGGTTGGAAGCTAGTTAAGGGCGATGGATCTGTTTTGGATGTTTCTGAGCCTGTTGTTGATGAGCTTTGGCGTATTTATGAGAAGCTTAAATCTTAAATCTTAACTCTTCTTGAAGTATTCAATTAAACTCCTTTGTTTAGGTTTCTCCTTAAGCTTTAACACGTATTTTGCAACATCATCTATTGAGTGAAACTTCAATTTCAATAATTCCTCAAACCCCCATCCAGTACATTTTATTGTGGCTATTAATGATGCTGTAATTGTTGATTTCGTTACATCTCCAGTGATCTTGTATGCCGCTAAGAATGCTCCACACCATGTATCCCCAGCTCCAGTTGTATCCATTATCCTTAGGTCCATGCCTGCCAGTGCTGGTATCATTATGCTTTCCCCATTTATCTTCACTATAGCTCCAAGCGACCCTAAAGTTACCACAAGCATTTTGCATTTCAATAGATTCAATGCTTGGGTTAATGTGTCTGTTCTTGCAAGGAGTTTTGCCTCAGCTTCATTCAAAACCATTATGTCCACTTTCCCCATTATGCTGATTAAATGCTTCCTCTGCCTCCCATCCCTCATATATCCATCCCAACTATTTACTGATATCATTGATTTTGGGGTATACCTCTTAATCTTGTCAATTATCCTTTCAACTTTGCTTGGAGTCATTGGTGCAATGTGGAATAGGGTTTTCCTAGTCATCCAGTTTATTGGTATGGCTTCAGCCTTAACATATCTTCCAGCACCTATCCTCGCCTTTACATAATTTGCATTCCATTTCTCATCATAGTTTATTTCGAAGTATGTTGATGGAACTTTAACCTCCTTTATAACCCTATTACTGAATATTTTCAGTACATCCTTATACTTGTAGTCTCTCCCTATTGCAGATATTATACCAACATCTTCATACAATGTTTTTGCAGCTATAGCTGCATATAGTGCTGCCCCTCCAGGTTGCTCCCTTTCACCATAGATATTCCTCACTTTATCCATTGAAACATGTCCAATGAACACTATCCTACTACTCAAATTTAATGCACCCTTCCATATCCTACAGTCAATATTATCTATCTATTTCCATGGTTTTAAAGTGTTTGATTCAATTGTTTACATTGATTTTTCATAATACTGCTAGGGATAGGTGCATGTTTTCTGAATCCAGATTTTTGGATACCTCATATGAATTTTTCAACTTTAACCCTTAATTTCACTACACTGTAACATATTTCAGTTTCATCTCTTAAGTAGTAAATTGAATTCTTATTTTTATTTTTTTCAAATCTTTTTCACTTTCTCATGTATTAGAAGTGTAAGTTCTAATTGCTTATAAACACTTAGAACCTCTACTTCTATAGGTTTAAAGTCATTAAATG harbors:
- a CDS encoding secondary thiamine-phosphate synthase enzyme YjbQ; this encodes MIKVINVKSRGRVEFIDITDIINNAIKGDVEEGVCHIYSPHTTAGLTINEGYDENVARDIIESLNKIVPEYWQYKHMEGNAPAHIKTSLIGSSLLIPISNGKLMLGRWQRIFLCEFDGPRERSIYLTIIPVKSGDH
- a CDS encoding MTH1187 family thiamine-binding protein, coding for MIIVEFSIIPIGVGTGLSGYVAEAVKVLDKRKVKYQLTAMGTIFEAKDLKEAFEIIMEAHEAVIKAGAMRVITNIKLDDRRDKEESMERKVKAVMEKLR
- a CDS encoding PHP domain-containing protein, which produces MYKAKVDLHIHSNNSMDSKLTIEDILEYYEYKGFKAIAITDHDEFKGSIIANKISVEKGLNLKVLFGAEIETAIGEVILITTTPPPRKMPKIIGEIIDTAKDYHGLTIAPHPYAQDRRGLGDNLINGEARGVDVIEVWNGKTGREWNEMALNTAKILEKPGIANSDAHNKEDLGIAYTIIEVNEIEPYEIITSLKNNRILRIIRRGD
- a CDS encoding VTT domain-containing protein; translated protein: MGIVEDILKGLEVLGPYGVFIGVVIENIITIIPSALIPLMAGATIIPKELNPTQAILSIAINIGLIGAIASTLINTPYYAIGYISGKRIIDKYGRYIGTSWDEVEKYKLKIESGKFEDITIIALRIIPIIPISPISIALGAIRYNIKKFITLTIIGTIPRYIIIGIIGWASREIIWTIAKTIDTMENIVIAGMIIGIIAYIIKKRRGIQLKTANKQK
- a CDS encoding M20/M25/M40 family metallo-hydrolase, with amino-acid sequence MEICKEDLDEIKRRIMEFISVRSIVGEEFEGAKYLTELMRDWGFKPELQKVEENRYNVICRVRLGDVGRRLLLNGHMDTVPPSMDWNVDPFKPFIDDDRLYGLGAIDMKSGLITLLYSLKKFIEENEGEVNGEIIYSAVVDEEGYSKGAKKLVSELNYDAAIIGEPYDGIDSSVVIGETGKILLSIECIGKAAHAFRPWIGVNAIEEASKLILKIVEEGTFEDERFGRLQPTTLKVEGGYKIYNVTLPERCIFEVNILTKPEQTDEYFINWINELAKKIGLKGGVSVKIKEPRYYGYITNENSMIVKAFKRAFEEEYGFKPKIEFKATITDGNIIAMKGAKPLIVYGLRGGNAHMANEYLELKSIEKTCKVYIKTMKNYLKTEEE
- a CDS encoding NAD(P)H-dependent oxidoreductase, whose translation is MVKILVLYYSRSGNTETLAKAVAEGARSVEGVNVELKRVDYATVEDMISCDGAAVGSPNYFGYMAGIMKDYFDKAWSVRDKLAGKPYVAFTCGGGSRTTALQSIETVLNAFKMEKVAEGVAWGLRDHGPPSEKDLTPLRKLGETLAKEVLKRKVETPKE
- a CDS encoding creatininase family protein is translated as MVKVKMDEMSWVEVKEALDNGFDTVIVPVGSIEQHGPHLPLGTDTFIGEALSVMIAEKLGKTLVTPPITPGCSQHHMGFPGTLTLKPETLMQVIRDVCKCLIRHGFKNIILLPTHGGNFAPIETLIMELAMEHKDVKIISPLKLEELIKVMNDVMAEYGVTFKEAGVHAGAAETSAMLHINGGLVKMDRAVEGFTGEYTISQLYSYGVKAISNTGVLGDPRKASADAGRKMMEKLAEYYAEKIKKELKF
- a CDS encoding MFS transporter — its product is MEKRLLIVFLMLGMVSLFADMAYEGGGSVTGSYMELLGASALLTGLLSVPDFLSYFSRLIGGWVASRSASSIVYWGLVFVGYVANFSMPLLALAGRPELVILLVFVERIGKGLRGPVRDVILSEVTKGMGRGKGFGLHEVMDQTGAIIGPLCVGYALYVSNNNYSYAFSILTIPVILSLICLSIAATLYPKVEAAGGGSGGKNVLGRVFWIYAISSSLMMFGFMQWRSIISYYFRDVGIIPDYYIALLYTLAMGVDAIVALPMGLAYDRYGLKVISVAPVAALLIPAMILSNNIFTYVLAAALWGIFMGAYETIMRAAVADLVGAESRAYAYGVYSFLSGVSWMIGTMVMAYLLETFSFGIIVLSLASEGLALILLVTLLGLKSEK